In a genomic window of Rhodovulum sp. P5:
- a CDS encoding AzlD domain-containing protein, translated as MISDSAFWTLTVCLGLGTFLIRFSFLGLLGGRPLPDWLLLHLKYVGVGVLPALVTPMVLWPAATGGETDPARLIAALATLIAALKGTVIGALIAGMGTLYLAQYLTPHL; from the coding sequence ATGATCTCTGACTCCGCCTTCTGGACGCTGACGGTGTGTCTGGGCCTCGGCACCTTCCTGATCCGGTTTTCCTTCCTCGGGCTTCTGGGCGGACGGCCGCTGCCCGACTGGTTGCTGCTCCACCTGAAATACGTCGGCGTTGGCGTCTTGCCCGCGCTGGTCACGCCGATGGTCCTTTGGCCCGCTGCCACCGGGGGAGAGACCGACCCCGCCCGCCTGATCGCCGCGCTCGCCACACTGATTGCCGCGCTGAAGGGCACCGTCATCGGCGCGCTGATCGCGGGCATGGGCACGCTGTACCTCGCTCAATATCTCACTCCCCACCTCTGA
- a CDS encoding AzlC family ABC transporter permease has translation MTPRAAFWLGYRDCAPFILVVIPFATLFGVVARDAGLDILQTMAMSVLVIAGASQFTALALLKDHAPVFIALLAGLAVNLRMAMYSAALVPHLGHARLGTRALMSYLMVDQAFAVAVKTYEERPEMTRPEKVAYYFGVMMLICPFWYACTFAGAVIGRAVPAEMSLDFAAPVCFIALIGPLIRSLPHTVAAVVSVLAAILFSGLPAGLGLIAAALSAIIAGAQVELWLRRRGHAR, from the coding sequence GTGACGCCGCGCGCGGCCTTCTGGCTGGGCTATCGCGACTGCGCGCCCTTCATCCTTGTCGTGATCCCGTTCGCCACGCTATTCGGGGTGGTGGCCCGCGATGCCGGGCTGGATATCCTGCAGACCATGGCGATGTCGGTTCTCGTGATCGCGGGCGCGTCGCAGTTCACGGCACTGGCGCTGTTAAAGGACCACGCCCCGGTCTTCATCGCGTTGCTGGCCGGTTTGGCGGTGAACCTGCGCATGGCGATGTATTCCGCCGCGCTGGTCCCGCATCTGGGCCATGCCCGGTTGGGGACGCGCGCGCTGATGTCCTACCTGATGGTCGATCAGGCCTTTGCCGTCGCGGTGAAGACCTATGAGGAACGGCCAGAGATGACCCGCCCCGAAAAGGTCGCCTATTATTTCGGGGTCATGATGCTGATCTGCCCGTTCTGGTATGCCTGCACCTTTGCGGGCGCCGTGATCGGGCGGGCGGTCCCGGCAGAGATGTCGCTCGATTTCGCGGCACCGGTGTGTTTCATCGCGCTGATCGGGCCGCTGATCCGCAGCCTGCCCCATACGGTGGCCGCGGTGGTGTCGGTACTGGCGGCGATCCTGTTTTCCGGGCTCCCCGCGGGACTTGGCCTGATCGCGGCGGCGCTGAGCGCCATCATCGCGGGCGCGCAGGTGGAGCTTTGGCTGCGCCGCCGGGGGCATGCGCGATGA
- a CDS encoding RraA family protein, translating to MIEEPPILTLHKSFPRPTKAQIAAFSGVPTGFVCDAMDGKGALDTAITPIGFGVDIDCVAVGPALVADNGPAEILATLAALHMVQPGDVVIAAVDGHQGCSASGDQVMGMMKNAGAAGFVTDGPMRDYEGIVEVGLPAWCTGLNPNSPYSKGPGRVGGSAVIGGQIVASGDLIVADRNGVVVVPFARIDEVAGKLDAVRKMEADLEAKVAAGAYQLLDLDGMIAEGKAVVVE from the coding sequence ATGATCGAAGAACCGCCGATCCTGACCCTGCACAAATCCTTCCCCCGTCCGACCAAGGCGCAGATCGCCGCCTTCAGCGGCGTGCCTACCGGGTTCGTCTGCGACGCGATGGACGGGAAAGGGGCGCTCGACACCGCCATCACGCCCATCGGTTTCGGGGTGGATATCGACTGTGTCGCGGTCGGCCCGGCGCTGGTGGCCGATAACGGCCCGGCAGAGATCCTGGCCACGCTCGCCGCGCTGCACATGGTGCAACCGGGCGATGTCGTGATCGCCGCGGTCGACGGGCATCAGGGCTGTTCGGCCTCGGGCGACCAGGTCATGGGCATGATGAAGAATGCCGGTGCCGCGGGCTTTGTCACCGACGGACCGATGCGCGACTATGAAGGCATCGTCGAGGTCGGCCTGCCCGCATGGTGCACCGGGCTGAACCCGAACTCCCCCTATTCCAAGGGGCCGGGGCGTGTTGGCGGCAGCGCGGTGATCGGCGGGCAGATCGTGGCCAGCGGCGACCTGATCGTGGCCGACCGCAACGGCGTGGTGGTCGTGCCCTTCGCCCGGATCGACGAGGTCGCCGGCAAGCTGGATGCCGTGCGCAAGATGGAGGCGGACCTTGAGGCCAAAGTCGCCGCCGGGGCCTATCAACTGCTGGACCTCGACGGCATGATCGCGGAGGGCAAGGCGGTCGTGGTTGAGTAA